A window of SAR324 cluster bacterium contains these coding sequences:
- a CDS encoding pentapeptide repeat-containing protein — METKECVGCDLSSASLRSSNLTRANLQRSNLRNANLFEANLGYAQLRNANLQRSNLREVDLFHAYLMGSDLSVTNLRESDLREADLTGANLTGADLYKANFRKANLREANLRKANLLFANLSRVNLTGADLSGADLSGANLSFAKGATLNKAELCNTTMPDGVISNRDC, encoded by the coding sequence TTGGAAACTAAGGAGTGTGTTGGGTGTGATTTAAGTAGCGCCAGTCTTCGAAGTAGCAATCTTACAAGGGCCAACTTACAGAGATCCAATCTTCGAAATGCTAATCTATTTGAAGCGAATTTAGGATATGCTCAACTAAGAAATGCCAACTTACAGAGATCCAATCTCCGAGAAGTTGATTTGTTTCACGCATACCTGATGGGATCAGATCTATCAGTGACTAATCTTAGAGAATCGGATTTACGGGAAGCTGATTTGACTGGAGCAAACCTAACTGGCGCAGACTTATACAAAGCCAATTTTCGTAAAGCTAATTTACGCGAAGCCAATTTACGCAAAGCTAATTTGTTATTTGCGAACCTAAGTAGAGTAAACCTAACTGGTGCAGACTTAAGTGGAGCAGACTTGAGTGGCGCTAATCTGAGTTTTGCAAAAGGTGCCACTTTGAATAAGGCTGAATTGTGCAACACCACCATGCCAGATGGTGTCATTAGTAATCGAGACTGCTAG